In the Deltaproteobacteria bacterium genome, one interval contains:
- a CDS encoding glutathione S-transferase family protein — protein MSELTLVIGNKNYSSWSLRPWLALRHAGIPFAEKMILLFDENWKEAIAAVSPSGRVPVLLHGERTIWETLAILEYAHELFPEASLWPEDRDARAMARSIANEMHAGFTALRNCMPMNLRRTDLKGKGRGPGVAEDIARVCEIWRECRDRYCESGDFLFGGFGVADAMFAPVVTRLDTYGVELDDTCTAYSRAVLALPAFVEWRDAALQEPWVVSEDEID, from the coding sequence ATGAGCGAACTGACCCTGGTGATCGGCAACAAGAACTACTCCTCATGGTCCCTTCGGCCGTGGCTGGCTCTGCGCCATGCCGGCATCCCGTTTGCCGAAAAGATGATTCTGCTGTTCGACGAGAACTGGAAGGAAGCCATCGCCGCCGTCTCCCCGTCGGGGCGCGTGCCGGTGTTGCTTCACGGCGAACGCACCATATGGGAAACCCTCGCGATCCTGGAATACGCCCACGAGCTGTTCCCCGAGGCCAGCCTGTGGCCCGAGGATCGGGATGCGCGTGCGATGGCTCGTTCCATCGCCAACGAAATGCATGCCGGCTTTACCGCTCTGCGCAACTGCATGCCCATGAACCTGCGTCGCACGGACCTGAAGGGCAAGGGCCGTGGCCCCGGGGTCGCGGAAGACATCGCCCGGGTATGCGAGATCTGGCGTGAGTGCCGTGACCGCTACTGTGAGAGCGGCGACTTTCTCTTCGGCGGCTTCGGTGTGGCCGATGCCATGTTCGCCCCGGTGGTCACTCGCCTGGATACGTACGGGGTCGAACTCGACGACACTTGCACCGCCTACAGCCGTGCTGTCCTGGCACTGCCTGCCTTCGTCGAATGGCGCGACGCGGCGCTTCAAGAACCGTGGGTCGTGTCCGAAGACGAGATCGATTGA
- a CDS encoding DUF433 domain-containing protein, with product MHRIIDAGLLGEAAESRSGTRIVLGTGLVGLKIAYQLRPVLTPEGRRRFIRRLLDEPAAETVYDEPLLVDLRVMEEAVFRRVTLLAEAKRMVETDDKVMAGAPCFKGTRIPVHDIAAMLANGDSVSSLRTAYPRLTERQISAAPIYAEAYPRRGRRRNVSPSRRPMTRSSRVIHSDDLPPTS from the coding sequence GTGCATCGGATCATTGACGCCGGCTTGCTGGGTGAGGCAGCAGAGAGCCGAAGCGGCACACGCATCGTGCTCGGGACAGGCCTAGTTGGCCTGAAAATTGCTTACCAGTTAAGGCCAGTCCTTACACCGGAGGGACGACGCCGTTTTATCCGGCGCCTGCTCGACGAGCCAGCAGCCGAGACCGTGTATGACGAGCCCCTTTTGGTCGATTTGCGGGTGATGGAGGAGGCTGTGTTTCGGCGGGTCACGCTCTTGGCAGAGGCGAAGCGAATGGTCGAGACCGACGACAAGGTGATGGCAGGAGCACCGTGTTTCAAAGGCACGCGGATCCCGGTCCACGATATCGCCGCCATGCTCGCGAACGGTGACTCCGTTTCCTCACTCCGGACCGCTTATCCGAGATTAACGGAAAGACAGATCAGCGCTGCGCCAATATACGCCGAAGCGTATCCGCGCCGCGGACGGCGGCGCAATGTATCACCGTCGCGAAGACCCATGACACGCTCGTCTCGTGTGATCCACTCCGACGACCTCCCACCGACGTCGTGA